A portion of the Scylla paramamosain isolate STU-SP2022 chromosome 2, ASM3559412v1, whole genome shotgun sequence genome contains these proteins:
- the LOC135112747 gene encoding uncharacterized protein LOC135112747 — MGMSAVVKLKTLVSAYTGQIRRKVRACMKIENPNTEYKRAFELLEERYGEEDAFVDQMTRGILQGPTVRSGDVKGLRKFADELKECFYSLTILKQIKEIASRYVMYLLANRLPRKIREDYIIQRLNYKRTHKERPGIHRMLQFVRDSTTRAENINEHVPVSVTKDRERASGILHSSQSQQRKRTLGLTTNSLAPSEQGRWCMACLQEAHTLRECQQFLVMNTKQRISFVKGKRLCFSCLSPNHRAYECNTLKRCGINGCGGNHSWLLHCDAGIMGRRQDSQTKGTVRQSEPFRAENKCPSSAT, encoded by the coding sequence ATGGGTATGTCTGCTGTAGTTAAACTGAAGACACTAGTTTCTGCTTACACCGGACAGATTAGACGTAAGGTCCGGGCATGTATGAAGATCGAAAATCCTAATACTGAGTATAAACGTGCCTTCGAACTGCTTGAAGAGCGATACGGTGAAGAAGACGCCTTTGTTGACCAAATGACACGTGGAATCTTGCAGGGACCTACTGTAAGATCAGGTGATGTAAAGGGCTTGAGGAAATTTGCTGATGAACTGAaagaatgtttttatagtttgactattctgaaacaaataaaagagattGCGTCACGCTACGTGATGTACCTGCTGGCCAATCGATtgccaagaaaaataagagaagattaTATCATACAGAGATTGAATTACAAAaggacacacaaagaaagacccGGAATACATAGGATGCTACAATTTGTTCGTGACTCAACAACTCGAGCAGAGAACATCAATGAACATGTTCCAGTATCAGTAACAAAGGATCGAGAACGAGCCTCGGGAATATTGCATTCATCCCAAAGCCAGCAAAGAAAGAGAACCCTGGGTCTCACAACAAACTCTCTTGCCCCAAGTGAGCAAGGCAGATGGTGCATGGCATGTCTTCAAGAAGCCCACActctcagagagtgtcaacAATTCCTCGTTATGAACACTAAACAACGGATCTCATTTGTCAAAGGAAAACGTCTCTGTTTCTCATGTTTAAGCCCGAATCACCGCGCTTATGAATGCAATACATTGAAAAGATGTGGAATTAACGGGTGTGGTGGAAACCACTCTTGGCTTTTACACTGTGATGCCGGGATCATGGGTCGAAGACAGGATTCACAAACCAAAGGAACAGTGAGACAAAGCGAACCTTTCAGGGCAGAGAACAAATGTCCTTCCTCAGCAACGTGA